A stretch of the Bartonella henselae str. Houston-1 genome encodes the following:
- the fabI gene encoding enoyl-ACP reductase FabI, whose product MAKGNGLLYGKRGLILGLANNRSIAWGIAKTASSAGAELAFTYQGEAMKKRVEPLAEEVKGFVCGHCDVSDSASIDAVFNTIEKKWGKLDFLVHAIGFSDKEELSGRYVDISESNFMMTMNISVYSLTALTKRAEKLMSDGGSILTLTYYGAEKVVPNYNVMGVAKAALEASVKYLAVDLGPKHIRVNAISAGPIKTLAASGIGDFRYILKWNEYNAPLRRTVTIEEVGDSALYLLSDLSRSVTGEVHHVDSGYNIIGMKAVDAPDISVVKE is encoded by the coding sequence ATGGCTAAGGGTAATGGTTTATTGTATGGCAAGCGTGGTTTAATTTTGGGATTAGCCAATAATCGTTCTATCGCTTGGGGAATAGCTAAAACAGCAAGTAGCGCGGGTGCAGAGCTTGCTTTTACCTATCAAGGTGAGGCGATGAAAAAGCGTGTTGAGCCTTTGGCTGAAGAAGTAAAGGGTTTTGTTTGTGGTCATTGTGATGTTTCTGATAGTGCATCCATTGATGCGGTTTTTAACACAATAGAGAAGAAATGGGGCAAGCTCGATTTTTTAGTTCATGCTATTGGTTTTTCTGATAAAGAGGAACTAAGCGGTCGTTATGTCGATATAAGCGAATCGAATTTTATGATGACCATGAATATTTCTGTTTATTCCTTAACAGCTTTGACGAAGCGTGCAGAGAAATTGATGTCGGATGGTGGGTCAATTTTAACGCTGACTTATTATGGTGCGGAAAAGGTTGTTCCCAACTATAACGTGATGGGAGTTGCAAAAGCAGCTCTTGAAGCGAGCGTGAAATATCTGGCAGTGGATTTAGGTCCTAAACATATTCGTGTGAATGCTATATCTGCTGGGCCAATCAAAACCTTAGCTGCTTCTGGCATTGGTGATTTCCGTTATATTTTAAAATGGAATGAATATAATGCTCCTTTACGTCGTACGGTGACAATCGAAGAGGTAGGTGATTCTGCTCTTTATTTGCTTTCGGATTTGTCTCGTTCTGTTACCGGTGAAGTGCATCATGTGGATTCAGGTTATAACATCATAGGTATGAAAGCTGTTGATGCACCAGATATTTCCGTCGTTAAAGAATAA